One segment of Luteolibacter rhizosphaerae DNA contains the following:
- a CDS encoding tetratricopeptide repeat-containing sulfotransferase family protein — translation MDAGFRAVNKEALPPSGPDGLLEQATLLQRLYRSGDAGPLWERLLEHQGADSAQLLAAARQWFQAGRFRGAARFTARALAMEPGAADTAALHAAALERAGEVEEAERVAAEMLERHPGHARLVRQLARIERRRESFGVAEERLKEQLRRFPGAEDWRLRYELAAVLDRTGDYSGAMRELELAKRQLLPEAAKHRPLWRAISARQREVLEGLDPERLARWQRDPVDERRICLMAGFPRSGTTLLERVLVSHPECIGTDESGVLATQFRDPIVFGAGSSAEVLAELDAYEAEDLAAGRAEYFRCTADVLGEEPGERVLIEKDPLLTPDLALPLRLFPEAKILMPLRDPRDVLISFYFTIVPLAPNSVAAANPEDSCLYLEEVMGHWLFLRERLAPERWMESRYEDLLAEPEQRTRELACFLGLDWREEMLAPHRHEAVRGGGTPTYEDVSKPLYTRARGRWRNYQAWLEPHLERLEPLLDAFGYPAG, via the coding sequence ATGGATGCAGGGTTCCGTGCGGTGAACAAGGAAGCACTGCCGCCATCCGGGCCCGACGGCCTGTTAGAACAGGCGACTCTCCTCCAGCGCCTGTATCGCTCCGGGGATGCCGGCCCACTGTGGGAGCGGCTACTGGAGCACCAGGGGGCCGATAGCGCGCAGTTGCTGGCGGCGGCGAGGCAGTGGTTCCAAGCAGGACGGTTCCGGGGAGCCGCGCGCTTCACCGCGCGCGCTTTGGCGATGGAACCCGGGGCTGCGGACACCGCGGCACTGCATGCCGCGGCGCTGGAGCGTGCGGGCGAAGTGGAGGAAGCAGAGCGGGTGGCCGCGGAGATGTTAGAGCGTCATCCGGGACACGCGCGGCTAGTGCGGCAGCTGGCACGGATCGAAAGGCGCCGCGAATCCTTCGGGGTGGCCGAGGAGCGGCTGAAGGAACAACTGCGGCGCTTCCCCGGTGCGGAAGACTGGCGCCTGCGCTACGAACTGGCAGCCGTGCTCGACCGGACCGGCGACTACTCTGGAGCGATGCGGGAGCTCGAGCTCGCGAAGAGGCAGTTGCTGCCGGAGGCAGCGAAGCACCGGCCACTGTGGCGGGCTATTTCCGCACGCCAGCGGGAGGTGCTGGAAGGGCTAGACCCGGAGCGACTGGCACGCTGGCAAAGGGATCCTGTCGACGAGAGGCGCATCTGCCTGATGGCGGGCTTCCCGCGCTCGGGAACCACGCTGCTGGAGCGAGTGCTGGTGTCACATCCCGAATGCATCGGAACGGATGAGTCCGGGGTGCTGGCCACGCAGTTCCGGGATCCGATCGTGTTCGGAGCCGGATCGTCCGCGGAAGTGCTGGCGGAGTTGGACGCCTACGAGGCGGAAGATCTTGCGGCAGGCCGGGCCGAATACTTCCGCTGTACCGCGGATGTGCTGGGGGAAGAACCGGGAGAGCGGGTCTTGATCGAGAAGGACCCGCTGCTGACGCCGGATTTGGCACTGCCGCTGCGCCTGTTTCCGGAGGCGAAGATCCTGATGCCGCTGCGCGATCCGCGCGATGTTTTGATCAGCTTCTATTTCACGATTGTGCCGCTGGCTCCGAACAGCGTGGCCGCGGCAAATCCGGAAGACTCTTGCCTCTATCTGGAAGAGGTCATGGGCCACTGGCTCTTCCTGCGGGAAAGGCTGGCTCCGGAGCGCTGGATGGAATCGCGCTACGAAGACCTGCTGGCGGAACCCGAGCAGCGGACGCGGGAGCTCGCCTGTTTCCTCGGGCTAGACTGGCGCGAGGAGATGCTGGCGCCGCACCGTCATGAAGCAGTCCGCGGCGGCGGCACGCCGACCTACGAAGACGTGTCCAAACCCCTCTACACCCGGGCCCGCGGGCGATGGCGGAACTACCAAGCCTGGCTGGAACCGCACTTGGAACGGCTGGAGCCGCTGCTCGACGCATTCGGGTATCCCGCGGGCTGA
- a CDS encoding PEP-CTERM sorting domain-containing protein (PEP-CTERM proteins occur, often in large numbers, in the proteomes of bacteria that also encode an exosortase, a predicted intramembrane cysteine proteinase. The presence of a PEP-CTERM domain at a protein's C-terminus predicts cleavage within the sorting domain, followed by covalent anchoring to some some component of the (usually Gram-negative) cell surface. Many PEP-CTERM proteins exhibit an unusual sequence composition that includes large numbers of potential glycosylation sites. Expression of one such protein has been shown restore the ability of a bacterium to form floc, a type of biofilm.) produces the protein MKFHASKLLRLSAMGGTGLALAQSLHAATILSGTGLANNTAVPAAHGSNAPGTPDIAVNWSDVGPAVGWESYNAWPGGGQVYQLDAPGSGYLGTTTYNIALTPSSATIAVVLTSIDLNDWVGPTTVSLQNTTLNWSVTGSVSGLLGSGTGLVVSNGTVQALNFGLQGAGGETLTLALTPTGGSGSYFAVDNLSFDQVTVPEPSAAILAATGLGALALRRRRK, from the coding sequence ATGAAGTTTCATGCCTCCAAGCTGCTCCGTCTTTCCGCCATGGGCGGGACCGGTCTGGCCCTCGCCCAATCCTTGCACGCCGCCACGATCCTGAGCGGAACCGGACTCGCCAATAACACCGCGGTGCCGGCCGCTCACGGCAGCAACGCGCCCGGCACCCCGGACATCGCCGTGAACTGGAGCGATGTGGGTCCGGCCGTGGGCTGGGAATCCTACAATGCCTGGCCAGGCGGCGGGCAGGTCTATCAACTCGATGCCCCGGGCAGCGGCTACCTCGGGACGACGACCTACAACATCGCCTTGACCCCCTCGTCCGCGACGATCGCGGTGGTCCTGACGTCAATCGACCTGAACGATTGGGTCGGGCCGACGACGGTGAGCTTGCAAAACACCACGCTGAACTGGAGCGTGACCGGAAGCGTTTCCGGTCTGCTCGGAAGCGGGACAGGACTGGTGGTAAGCAACGGAACGGTGCAGGCGCTGAACTTCGGTCTCCAAGGCGCGGGCGGCGAGACGCTGACGCTGGCTTTGACGCCGACGGGTGGCTCCGGATCCTACTTCGCGGTGGACAACTTGAGCTTCGACCAGGTGACCGTGCCGGAGCCCTCGGCGGCAATCTTGGCGGCCACAGGTCTAGGGGCTCTGGCCCTGCGCCGCCGCCGGAAGTGA